In Camelina sativa cultivar DH55 chromosome 16, Cs, whole genome shotgun sequence, a single window of DNA contains:
- the LOC104749307 gene encoding uclacyanin-3-like, producing the protein MGSTATAALFLLLAAVPAVFAVTFKVGDTSGWTSGIDYTTWVTGKTFRVGDTLEFIYGLSHSVSVVDKAGYDGCISSGATQNFADGDTKIDLKTVGTMHFLCPTFGHCLGGMKLAVPVLAAASSPATPSSPPSPPSPPPSSSPPKTGSPPPSASPPANGTPESDESMTPPPSPLTPTLSPSPPNAASKGVMSNGLIGVTIILMYGVMT; encoded by the exons ATGGGATCAACAGCGACGGCcgctctctttctcctcttagCGGCAGTCCCTGCCGTCTTCGCCGTAACTTTCAAGGTCGGCGATACTTCTGGATGGACCAGTGGTATCGATTACACGACTTGGGTCACGGGAAAGACTTTCAGAGTGGGTGACACTCtag AATTCATATATGGTCTTTCACACTCGGTGTCCGTGGTTGATAAAGCCGGCTACGATGGCTGCATCAGCAGCGGAGCGACACAGAACTTCGCCGATGGAGACACTAAGATCGATCTTAAAACAGTAGGAACAATGCATTTCCTTTGCCCTACTTTTGGTCACTGCCTTGGTGGCATGAAACTCGCTGTTCCCGTCCTCGCCGCCGCTTCGTCTCCGGCCAccccttcttctccaccttccCCTCCTTCTCCACCTCCATCTTCATCTCCGCCCAAAACCGGTTCGCCACCTCCATCTGCATCTCCGCCAGCCAATGGCACGCCGGAGTCAGACGAATCAATGACTCCTCCACCGTCTCCATTGACGCCTACGCTGTCTCCATCGCCGCCAAACGCGGCCTCTAAGGGAGTCATGAGCAATGGACTGATTGGAGTGACGATAATATTGATGTACGGTGTTATGACCTAA
- the LOC104749308 gene encoding uclacyanin-3-like: MRSITEAALILLLLAAVPAVCAVTFQVGDNAGWAGGVNYTTWVSGKTFRIGDTLEFKYGPSHSVSVVDKPDYDGCDSSRPTQSFSERDTKINLTRVGNIHFICPTFGHCLGGMKLAVPVLAAVSSAPSPSPSAPSPSPSPGNSKNAKNAASKRIMSYGKIGVTMVLMYGVIG; this comes from the exons ATGAGATCAATCACGGAGGCCgctctcatcctcctcctcctagcGGCAGTCCCTGCCGTCTGCGCCGTAACTTTCCAAGTCGGAGATAATGCTGGTTGGGCCGGTGGTGTCAATTACACGACTTGGGTTAGTGGAAAGACTTTCAGAATCGGTGACACTCTAG AGTTCAAATATGGTCCTTCACACTCGGTATCCGTTGTGGATAAACCCGACTACGATGGTTGCGACAGTAGCAGACCGACGCAGAGTTTTTCCGAAAGAGACACAAAGATCAATCTAACAAGAGTAGGAAATATACACTTCATTTGCCCTACTTTTGGTCACTGCCTCGGTGGCATGAAACTCGCTGTTCCCGTACTTGCCGCCGTTTCATCAGCGCCTTCACCATCTCCATCGGCTCCTTCGCCGTCTCCATCCCCGGGAAACTCAAAAAACGCTAAAAACGCGGCGTCTAAGAGAATCATGAGCTATGGAAAGATTGGGGTGACGATGGTGTTGATGTACGGTGTGATCGGATAA
- the LOC104749309 gene encoding ELMO domain-containing protein A-like: MNDRGGGSFVAVRRISQGLERGSVYHSSSAEVVAGSAAWLGRGLSCVCAQGRDSDARPSFDLTPAQEDCLERLQNRIDVSYDSSIPHHQEALKDLWKLAFPEQELHGVVSNQWKEMGWQGKDPSTDFRGGGFISLENLLYFARKFSKSFQDLLRKQVGDRSVWEYPFAVAGINITFMLIQMLDLEAVKPRSVVGETFLRFLSVNESAFDLLYCIAFKLMDQQWLSMRASYMEFNTVMKSTRRQLEREIMVEDITRLEDLPSYSLLSQ, encoded by the exons ATGAATGATAGAGGAGGAGGCTCGTTTGTAGCAGTAAGGCGGATTTCACAAGGTCTCGAACGAGGAAGCGTTTATCATTCTTCATCTG CTGAGGTTGTTGCTGGATCCGCTGCGTGGTTAGGCCGTGGCCTTTCCTGTGTTTGTGCTCAGGGAAGAGATAGCGATGCCCGTCCTTCTTTTGATCTTACACCTGCTCAG GAGGATTGCCTTGAGAGGTTGCAGAACCGCATTGATGTTTCCTATGACAGCTCAATACCTCATCATCag GAAGCTCTGAAGGACCTTTGGAAACTTGCCTTCCCTGAACAAGAGCTACACGGAGTTGTATCTAATCAGTGGAAAGAAATGGGTTGGCAGGGCAAAGATCCGTCCACAGATTTTAG GGGTGGTGGTTTCATATCTCTTGAAAACTTGTTGTACTTCGCTAGGAAATTCTCG AAATCCTTCCAGGACCTTTTGAGGAAACAGGTTGGGGATCGTTCTGTGTGGGAATACCCCTTTGCTGTTGCTGGAATCAATATTACGTTCATGCTCATCCAGATGCTTGACTTAGAAGCAG TGAAACCAcgaagtgttgttggggaaacATTTCTGAGATTCCTTTCGG TGAACGAATCTGCGTTTGATCTTCTTTATTGCATTGCCTTCAAGCTGATGGATCAGCAATGGCTTTCCATGCGAGCGTCATACATGGAATTTAAT ACTGTAATGAAATCGACAAGGCGGCAACTGGAGAGAGAGATTATGGTTGAAGACATTACACGTCTTGAAGATTTGCCATCATACAGTCTTCTCAGTCAGTAG
- the LOC104749311 gene encoding casein kinase II subunit beta-3-like, producing MFTEEQNEMVESAAEMLYGLIHVRYILTTKGMAAMTDKYKNCDFGRCPRVFCCGQSCLPVGQSDIPRSSTVKIYCPKCEDISYPRSKFQGNIDGAYFGTTFPHLFLMTYGNLKPQKPTQNYVPKIFGFKVHKP from the exons ATGTTTACGGAAGAACAGAATGAAATGGTGGAATCAGCTGCTGAGATGCTTTATGGTCTTATTCATGTTCGTTACATTTTGACAACTAAAGGAATGGCTGCAATG ACTGACAAGTACAAGAACTGTGATTTCGGGAGATGCCCGAGAGTTTTCTGTTGCGGTCAGTCTTGTCTCCCTGTTGGACAATCCGACATCCCGAGATCGAGTACTGTTAAGATATACTGCCCAAAATGCGAAGACATTTCTTACCCGCGATCTAAATTCCAAGGCA ATATTGATGGAGCCTACTTTGGAACCACATTCCCTCACTTGTTCCTGATGACTTACGGGAACTTAAAGCCGCAGAAACCGACTCAAAACTACGTCCCAAAAATCTTTGGTTTTAAGGTACACAAACCATGA